Proteins encoded within one genomic window of Bacillus sp. F19:
- a CDS encoding DUF5063 domain-containing protein: MGDADNYWAVFEPYLQEVPVPCSLNDDLKDIYKDVKEGILLYQKDERLEAIWHWKFNFEIHWGRHALNAMRALHSNILKQTEAFLE, encoded by the coding sequence CTGGGAGATGCAGATAATTATTGGGCAGTCTTTGAACCATACTTACAAGAAGTACCTGTTCCTTGCAGTTTGAACGACGATCTCAAAGACATCTATAAAGATGTAAAAGAAGGAATTCTTTTGTATCAGAAAGATGAACGCTTAGAAGCCATTTGGCATTGGAAGTTCAACTTTGAAATTCATTGGGGTAGACACGCTTTGAATGCAATGCGTGCTTTACATTCAAATATTCTTAAGCAAACGGAGGCATTTCTTGAATAA
- a CDS encoding substrate-binding domain-containing protein, translated as MVVFETSYSLSEECEIYNQLTRNELDAIIITHTLLEEDELKERVRDKVAVVCNEPLKTKKFDVFSLDEDEAVYSATRYLLKKGLSHLLFCADDERTQLQKQRWEGFVRAHRDLNITITKDQKISGYSSIEDGILLGDEIFSEQSRYDGIISGSDFLAAGIVTSAIKHNVLLNENLFIIGFDNHPICLTTSPALSSIENQTDKMVKDVVACLLDRLAGHEFSTIRKVYKGELIIRGS; from the coding sequence ATAGTCGTCTTCGAAACCTCTTATTCACTTAGTGAGGAATGCGAGATTTACAATCAATTAACTAGAAATGAGTTAGATGCAATTATTATTACCCATACTTTATTAGAAGAGGATGAATTAAAAGAGAGGGTAAGAGATAAAGTGGCAGTTGTTTGTAATGAGCCACTGAAAACAAAAAAATTTGATGTTTTTTCACTAGATGAAGATGAGGCGGTCTATTCGGCTACACGATACCTGCTTAAAAAAGGACTTAGCCACTTGTTGTTCTGTGCAGATGATGAAAGAACTCAACTCCAAAAACAAAGATGGGAAGGGTTTGTTCGAGCCCATCGAGATTTAAATATAACTATTACCAAAGACCAAAAGATAAGTGGTTATTCCTCAATTGAAGATGGTATTTTGCTTGGTGATGAAATTTTTTCAGAACAAAGCAGATATGACGGAATTATTTCGGGGAGTGACTTTTTAGCAGCGGGAATTGTTACTTCAGCAATAAAGCATAATGTTCTTTTGAACGAAAATTTATTCATAATCGGTTTTGATAACCACCCAATTTGTTTAACAACTTCTCCAGCACTTTCAAGTATTGAGAACCAGACTGATAAAATGGTGAAGGACGTAGTTGCTTGTTTGTTAGACAGGCTTGCCGGTCATGAATTTTCCACTATTAGAAAGGTCTACAAAGGAGAACTGATAATCAGGGGCTCATGA
- a CDS encoding LacI family transcriptional regulator, which translates to MATILDIARLSGVSKSTVSRVINNHPHVSVDSRKRVMKAIEELSFVRNARGVSLRTKSSKTIGVTIPIMDHPYFSPLVSKIAKECRKMDLR; encoded by the coding sequence ATGGCTACCATTCTTGATATAGCACGTTTAAGTGGCGTTTCCAAATCAACCGTATCTCGTGTTATTAATAATCATCCTCATGTTTCAGTAGACAGCAGAAAAAGAGTAATGAAAGCAATTGAGGAGTTGTCCTTCGTTCGAAATGCAAGAGGGGTTAGCCTAAGAACTAAGTCTTCTAAAACCATTGGTGTAACTATTCCTATAATGGATCACCCTTATTTCAGTCCTCTTGTAAGTAAAATAGCGAAAGAATGTAGAAAAATGGATTTAAGATAG
- a CDS encoding HAD-IIB family hydrolase — MPLKVYHSNGKPDYLLLLDFDETYYPHELKRWQLKNLYELEDYLENLLYEKNILIGWVTGSSLVDIHKKMKAAGMNYLPHFIASNLGTEYWELNQDGEYIQNKTWCKKIKTSGFCQKKVEDLVLDLKQIYGIDLQKQTQFGQQTLKMNYYYFIENSVKTKYAIDIIRTIGASNGVYININRCNPLAGDPDNAYDVDFIPQNTGKRAVAQFAMEQFRIPYENTLAFGDSGNDIEMLKAVKHGYLLQNATEEAKQLHLSLTSEPYANGIKKVCMDLF, encoded by the coding sequence GTGCCACTAAAAGTTTACCATTCAAACGGAAAGCCTGACTACTTATTATTATTAGATTTTGATGAGACATACTATCCTCACGAATTAAAAAGATGGCAGTTGAAAAATTTATATGAGCTTGAGGATTACTTAGAAAACCTTCTTTATGAAAAAAATATTTTAATCGGCTGGGTAACAGGTAGTAGCTTGGTTGACATTCATAAAAAGATGAAAGCAGCTGGAATGAATTACCTTCCACACTTTATTGCTTCCAATTTAGGTACCGAATACTGGGAACTTAATCAAGACGGGGAATACATCCAAAATAAAACATGGTGTAAGAAAATAAAAACCTCTGGATTTTGTCAAAAGAAAGTAGAAGATTTGGTTCTTGATTTAAAGCAAATATATGGGATAGATCTACAGAAACAGACGCAATTTGGTCAACAAACGCTAAAGATGAACTATTATTATTTTATTGAGAATAGCGTAAAGACCAAATACGCTATTGATATCATCAGGACAATAGGAGCCTCTAACGGAGTATATATAAATATTAACCGTTGTAATCCTTTGGCCGGAGACCCAGACAATGCTTATGATGTAGACTTTATTCCACAAAACACAGGTAAACGAGCAGTTGCTCAATTTGCTATGGAACAGTTTAGAATTCCATATGAGAATACACTTGCGTTTGGGGATAGCGGTAATGATATTGAAATGCTAAAGGCAGTAAAACATGGATACTTATTACAAAATGCTACTGAGGAAGCAAAGCAATTACATTTATCTCTAACGTCAGAACCATATGCAAATGGAATAAAAAAGGTTTGTATGGATCTCTTCTAA
- a CDS encoding MazG-like family protein, which produces MNVTEFQQWVKEYYESRGWSELDIFIRIGFLAEETGEVARAIRALEIGRDRPDEVKVSYEENKQELTEELGDVLGNLIVIANKYNIPLEEVFQSHKKKLSERYSND; this is translated from the coding sequence ATGAATGTCACTGAATTTCAACAATGGGTCAAGGAGTATTATGAAAGTAGGGGCTGGTCTGAGTTAGACATTTTTATTCGGATTGGCTTTTTAGCTGAAGAAACTGGCGAAGTTGCGCGAGCTATAAGAGCCCTTGAGATAGGCAGGGATAGGCCTGATGAAGTAAAGGTATCTTATGAGGAAAATAAACAAGAGTTAACTGAAGAATTAGGAGATGTATTAGGTAATTTAATTGTGATTGCAAACAAGTACAATATCCCTTTAGAAGAAGTGTTTCAGTCACATAAAAAGAAACTGTCAGAGCGTTATTCTAATGATTAA
- a CDS encoding class I SAM-dependent methyltransferase — protein sequence MDRNRYSAIAHQSHTFYNPINPSKIDKVIELLALKDNDKVIDIGAGKGEILLRIIERYRSKCIAIEKYGDFTEQLQVNAKNRGVLNNIEIITEDAKVAIKTINEQFDVAICIGSTHALGGLHETLDTLRKCVKKGGYVLIGEGYWKQQPSYEYLEALGGAEESELRSHFENVKVGEKLGLIPLWSYTTNDDEWDEYEWLYAMSIENYCYEHPDDPDCDAMLQKIRTWRSTYLKWGRDTLGFGIYLFRNM from the coding sequence ATGGATAGAAACAGATATTCAGCAATAGCCCATCAAAGCCATACTTTTTATAATCCGATTAATCCATCAAAGATAGACAAAGTTATTGAGTTACTTGCTTTAAAAGATAATGACAAAGTAATAGATATAGGTGCTGGGAAAGGTGAAATTCTTCTTCGGATTATTGAAAGATATAGATCTAAATGTATTGCTATCGAAAAATATGGTGATTTCACGGAACAACTTCAAGTAAATGCTAAAAATAGAGGGGTTTTAAATAATATTGAAATCATTACAGAAGATGCTAAAGTAGCAATTAAGACAATAAATGAGCAGTTTGATGTAGCGATTTGTATTGGTTCAACTCACGCATTAGGCGGATTGCATGAAACGTTGGATACGCTGAGGAAGTGTGTAAAAAAGGGTGGATATGTGCTCATCGGTGAAGGCTACTGGAAGCAGCAGCCAAGTTACGAATATTTGGAGGCGCTCGGAGGAGCGGAAGAATCCGAATTACGAAGCCACTTCGAGAATGTGAAGGTTGGCGAAAAACTAGGCCTAATTCCACTCTGGTCTTACACTACTAACGACGATGAATGGGATGAATATGAGTGGCTTTATGCTATGTCCATTGAGAATTATTGCTACGAACATCCTGATGATCCGGATTGCGATGCAATGTTACAAAAGATCCGAACTTGGAGAAGTACATATCTGAAATGGGGCAGAGATACCCTTGGGTTTGGGATATATCTTTTTAGGAATATGTAA
- a CDS encoding helix-turn-helix domain-containing protein — protein MLALYKDGHHSIADITAKFSVDPGTIKDWKRRYEMNGEDGLTDATSWKSYSKELKLAAVNDYLSEHYSLCKVIQKYNISSTAVLRKWIKKYNSHRELNDTGKGMTNSMTNRRKATLEERIQIVNYCLQHQKNYQLAAESYEVSYQQVYQWVKKFEAHGEEALQDKRGRKKEEYELTEEAKFKLEMKRLEQENERLRAENAF, from the coding sequence ATTTTAGCTCTTTATAAAGATGGTCATCATTCAATAGCTGATATTACGGCCAAGTTTTCTGTTGATCCTGGTACGATTAAAGATTGGAAGAGAAGATATGAAATGAATGGTGAAGACGGTTTAACAGACGCGACTTCTTGGAAGTCTTATTCAAAAGAGCTAAAGTTAGCTGCCGTCAATGATTATCTATCAGAACACTATTCGTTATGCAAGGTTATCCAAAAATACAATATATCCAGTACTGCGGTTTTGAGAAAATGGATTAAAAAGTATAATAGTCATAGAGAATTAAATGATACCGGTAAAGGAATGACAAACTCTATGACAAATAGAAGAAAAGCAACTTTAGAAGAACGAATTCAAATTGTAAATTACTGTCTACAACATCAGAAAAACTATCAGCTCGCAGCCGAAAGCTATGAAGTTTCTTATCAACAGGTATATCAATGGGTCAAGAAGTTTGAAGCGCATGGTGAAGAAGCACTACAAGATAAACGCGGTCGAAAGAAAGAGGAATATGAATTAACAGAGGAAGCAAAGTTTAAGCTGGAAATGAAACGTTTAGAGCAAGAAAATGAACGATTACGTGCAGAAAATGCTTTTTAA
- a CDS encoding IS3 family transposase — translation MNDYVQKMLFKKSWRNSKGGVVNKLLRLHNKYRAIQDLHANENLPVILLCEISGVSRAAYYKWLQRTPTARELENEAILQDIQAIYARVGGIYGYRRMKLNINWIYHKKFNHKRIYRLMHIAGLQSVIRRKRKRYVPSSAQYVAENRLNREFTASKPNEKWVTDVTEFKLGNGRKTYLSAILDLYDGSIISYVLGHSNNNKLVFRTLDQAIAILKENEHPLIHSDRGYQYTSHGFKRKIEKAKMIHSMSRVGKCIDNGPMESFWGTLKCEKYYLHKYETFEALQQAIDDYIQFYNNERYQERLNGLSPLEYRVQAA, via the coding sequence ATGAACGATTACGTGCAGAAAATGCTTTTTAAAAAAAGTTGGAGGAACTCGAAAGGAGGCGTCGTTAACAAGCTTCTTCGTCTACACAATAAATATAGAGCGATTCAAGATTTACATGCGAATGAAAATCTACCAGTAATCCTTTTATGTGAAATTTCCGGTGTATCTCGTGCTGCTTATTATAAATGGCTACAGCGTACGCCAACAGCTAGAGAATTAGAGAATGAAGCAATTCTTCAGGATATTCAAGCTATTTATGCACGAGTAGGAGGCATTTATGGGTACCGAAGAATGAAATTAAATATTAATTGGATATATCATAAAAAGTTTAATCACAAACGTATTTATCGCTTAATGCACATCGCTGGATTACAGTCCGTGATTCGTCGGAAAAGAAAGCGCTATGTTCCCTCATCTGCGCAATATGTCGCTGAAAATCGACTCAATCGTGAATTTACTGCAAGCAAGCCCAATGAAAAATGGGTAACAGATGTCACGGAGTTCAAATTAGGAAATGGAAGGAAAACGTATTTAAGTGCCATTTTAGATCTTTACGATGGCTCCATTATTAGTTATGTATTGGGACATTCAAACAATAATAAACTGGTATTTCGAACATTGGATCAAGCTATCGCTATATTAAAAGAGAATGAACATCCATTGATTCATAGTGATCGAGGGTATCAATATACGTCACATGGGTTTAAGAGAAAAATAGAAAAGGCAAAAATGATTCATAGCATGTCACGTGTAGGAAAATGTATAGATAATGGACCAATGGAATCGTTTTGGGGAACGTTGAAGTGTGAAAAATATTACCTACATAAGTATGAAACATTTGAAGCGTTACAACAAGCAATAGATGATTATATCCAGTTTTACAATAACGAACGTTACCAAGAAAGATTAAACGGCTTGAGCCCATTGGAATACAGGGTTCAAGCCGCTTAA
- a CDS encoding GntR family transcriptional regulator, with protein sequence MPIPTNFSSPTRVSAKNRAFAQIQEWIIDGTLQPKEKLNDADLAQALGVSRTPIREALQLLNVQGFVEMFPGVGTQVTSVNKEDINKILPPLGVLQALAAELATPVISQETIDSLREINTKFAEAIKKGDFYSALKQDEQFHNIIVENAQNQYITNSVSNLQAHVLRLYFHQSIILTNDSIQEHEAILQAFENKNKEKAASLARKNWIRAIDEFYAEQNEKLISAVALK encoded by the coding sequence ATGCCCATACCTACCAATTTTTCATCCCCTACTCGTGTATCTGCAAAAAATCGTGCATTTGCTCAAATTCAAGAATGGATCATTGATGGCACTCTTCAGCCTAAAGAAAAGCTTAATGATGCTGATCTTGCGCAAGCGTTAGGAGTAAGCAGGACTCCTATTCGGGAAGCACTGCAATTACTTAATGTTCAAGGATTTGTTGAAATGTTTCCAGGGGTTGGAACTCAAGTCACATCTGTTAATAAAGAGGATATTAACAAAATTTTGCCTCCTTTAGGTGTCTTGCAAGCCTTAGCTGCCGAATTGGCAACACCGGTTATAAGTCAGGAAACGATTGATTCATTGCGTGAAATTAATACTAAATTTGCTGAGGCCATTAAAAAAGGCGATTTTTATTCAGCATTAAAGCAAGATGAACAGTTTCATAATATCATTGTGGAGAATGCACAGAATCAATATATCACGAATTCAGTTTCAAATCTCCAGGCTCATGTTCTTCGCCTGTATTTTCATCAATCAATCATTCTTACAAATGATTCAATACAGGAACATGAAGCTATTTTACAGGCCTTTGAAAATAAAAATAAAGAGAAAGCTGCAAGTCTTGCCCGAAAGAATTGGATTCGTGCTATTGATGAGTTTTATGCTGAACAAAACGAAAAATTAATATCTGCTGTTGCTTTGAAATAA
- the brnQ gene encoding branched-chain amino acid transport system II carrier protein: MTNKISFSFIVAVGFMLFALFFGAGNLIFPAMLGQSAGTNVWSANAGFVVTGVGLPLLGVIALGISGKSDLQSLASRVHPIFGIIFTVALYLSIGPLFAIPRTGTVSFEIGVKPFISEEYSVIGLIIFTIIFFGITAFFSLKSSKIVDIVGKFLTPLLLLFIAILIITAFFNPIGQFQAPAENYMNNAFFKGFQEGYLTMDALAAFVFGIIVINAVKEKGASTKKEIMIAVTKAGVIAAALLGIIYTSLSFIGASSVEGLGLLDNGGAVLSGASNHYFGSFGGILLSLIVFGACLTTSIGLITSCSSYFSKVMPSISYNKFVIIFSVFSAGLANFGLNELIAVSVPVLVAIYPLAICLMALTFLHPLFKGKKEVYQGSMLLTLIVAIFDGLNAAGITIAPINDLLATVLPLYEVGLGWIVPAIIGGVLGYVFGMVIKSKSPSAQVEKYI, translated from the coding sequence ATGACTAATAAAATATCATTTTCATTTATAGTTGCAGTTGGTTTTATGCTATTCGCTTTATTCTTTGGCGCAGGAAATTTAATTTTCCCTGCAATGCTTGGTCAATCAGCGGGAACGAATGTGTGGTCAGCTAATGCCGGATTTGTCGTTACTGGAGTTGGCTTACCTTTGCTTGGTGTAATTGCATTAGGAATATCAGGAAAAAGTGATTTACAATCATTAGCAAGCCGTGTACATCCTATTTTCGGTATCATCTTTACTGTTGCTCTTTATTTATCAATAGGACCTTTGTTTGCAATCCCAAGAACAGGTACTGTTTCATTTGAAATCGGGGTGAAGCCTTTTATATCTGAAGAATACAGTGTTATTGGTTTAATAATCTTTACCATTATCTTTTTTGGAATTACAGCCTTTTTTTCATTAAAGTCTTCTAAGATTGTTGATATTGTTGGAAAATTCTTAACTCCACTTTTATTACTTTTTATTGCGATTCTTATCATAACAGCATTTTTTAATCCTATTGGGCAATTTCAAGCGCCTGCTGAAAACTATATGAATAATGCCTTCTTTAAAGGATTCCAAGAGGGATATCTTACAATGGATGCCCTTGCAGCCTTTGTTTTTGGAATTATTGTTATCAATGCGGTAAAAGAAAAGGGTGCCTCTACTAAGAAGGAAATTATGATCGCTGTTACCAAAGCAGGAGTAATTGCAGCGGCACTTCTAGGAATCATTTACACATCTCTTTCCTTTATTGGGGCTTCAAGTGTAGAAGGTCTTGGACTTTTAGATAATGGGGGAGCCGTTCTTTCAGGTGCATCAAATCATTACTTCGGTTCATTTGGCGGGATTCTGCTTAGCTTAATTGTTTTTGGAGCTTGTTTAACAACTAGTATTGGACTTATCACTTCTTGTTCTTCATATTTCTCTAAAGTGATGCCAAGTATTTCTTACAATAAATTCGTCATTATTTTCTCTGTTTTTAGTGCTGGTTTAGCCAACTTCGGCTTAAATGAATTAATTGCTGTCTCTGTTCCAGTTTTAGTAGCCATTTATCCATTAGCTATCTGTTTAATGGCTTTAACATTTTTACATCCATTATTTAAGGGTAAAAAAGAGGTTTATCAAGGAAGTATGTTATTAACTCTAATTGTAGCTATATTTGACGGATTAAACGCAGCGGGAATTACCATTGCTCCAATCAATGACCTATTAGCCACTGTCCTTCCATTGTATGAAGTAGGCTTAGGCTGGATCGTACCAGCTATTATCGGCGGGGTTTTAGGATATGTATTCGGGATGGTGATAAAAAGCAAATCCCCTTCTGCTCAAGTTGAGAAATATATCTAA
- a CDS encoding FMN-dependent NADH-azoreductase: MTTVLFVKANNRPANQAVSVKLYEAFLASYKESHPNDTVVELDLYKEELPYVGVDMINGTFKASRGLDLTAAEAKAVTVADKYLEQFLAADKVVFGFPLWNLTIPAVLHTYIDYLNRAGKTFKYTPEGPVGLIGDKKIVLLNASGGVYSEGPKAEVEMAVKYVACMMSFFGVKNIEKVVIEGHNQFPDKAEEIIAAGLEKAVKVASTF, from the coding sequence ATGACAACAGTTTTATTTGTAAAAGCAAACAATCGCCCCGCAAACCAAGCGGTGAGTGTGAAATTATATGAGGCTTTTTTAGCAAGCTATAAAGAATCACATCCAAATGATACAGTGGTAGAACTTGATTTATACAAGGAAGAATTGCCATATGTAGGAGTAGATATGATTAACGGTACATTTAAGGCTAGTAGAGGACTTGATTTAACAGCAGCAGAAGCAAAAGCAGTAACTGTTGCTGATAAATATTTAGAACAATTCCTTGCAGCTGATAAAGTTGTGTTTGGATTCCCATTATGGAACTTAACAATTCCGGCTGTACTGCACACATATATTGATTATTTAAACCGCGCGGGCAAAACATTTAAATATACGCCAGAAGGTCCAGTAGGTCTGATTGGAGATAAGAAAATTGTATTATTAAACGCAAGTGGCGGTGTATATTCTGAAGGACCAAAAGCTGAAGTAGAAATGGCTGTTAAATATGTAGCATGTATGATGAGCTTCTTCGGTGTAAAAAATATAGAGAAAGTAGTGATTGAAGGTCACAATCAATTCCCAGATAAAGCAGAAGAAATTATTGCTGCAGGGCTTGAAAAAGCTGTTAAAGTAGCAAGTACGTTCTAA
- a CDS encoding DUF3238 domain-containing protein, protein MTNIVKVRASVFIPMSWTEPKKDTQTGNVIQFEGDSREFTPYAVNAMRSRIEQEVVVDFYKKEIFTYANTGITTERITTPDGSVNKKTGKASTEGILCTDVVWRSDDVKFQMSASASNPLNVYAPPVDYLLTVHVKKDGTIDIQGAHDGFPCFEFYKQVNFGPFEKIHTHDFRETGDTAEALGGDMEYSFKKIL, encoded by the coding sequence ATGACTAATATCGTTAAAGTTAGAGCAAGTGTATTTATTCCAATGTCTTGGACTGAACCTAAGAAGGATACTCAAACAGGAAACGTGATTCAATTCGAAGGTGACTCACGTGAATTTACACCATATGCTGTAAACGCTATGCGTTCCAGAATTGAACAAGAAGTAGTTGTAGATTTTTATAAAAAAGAAATCTTCACATATGCGAATACTGGCATAACAACAGAAAGAATAACAACTCCTGATGGTTCCGTTAATAAAAAAACAGGAAAAGCTAGTACGGAAGGTATTTTGTGCACTGATGTTGTATGGAGGTCAGATGACGTCAAATTTCAAATGAGTGCTAGTGCTAGTAACCCATTAAATGTATATGCACCTCCCGTTGATTATCTATTAACTGTACATGTCAAAAAAGATGGTACTATCGATATTCAAGGTGCACATGACGGATTCCCTTGTTTTGAATTTTATAAGCAAGTAAACTTTGGTCCGTTTGAAAAGATTCATACACATGACTTCAGAGAAACTGGTGATACAGCTGAAGCTCTAGGTGGAGATATGGAATATAGTTTTAAAAAGATATTGTAA
- a CDS encoding MarR family transcriptional regulator, whose translation MNHEVFSELDLTSLLSLSFSTSINELHDRLSELGFGDIRPAHGFMFKCITPNGATGIELAEYLGITKQAVSKMVDYLEKSGYVMRKAHPTDKRGKIIVLTERGWLVVKAKEKILTEIEQRWIENIGAERLQMLKEDLTKLVYEENEDKLSSRLRPVW comes from the coding sequence ATGAATCATGAAGTATTTAGTGAATTGGATCTTACATCACTTTTATCATTATCCTTTAGTACATCAATTAATGAATTACATGACAGATTGAGTGAATTGGGATTTGGAGATATTAGACCTGCACATGGTTTTATGTTTAAATGCATTACTCCCAATGGAGCAACAGGTATAGAACTAGCCGAATATTTAGGAATTACAAAGCAAGCTGTGAGTAAAATGGTGGATTATCTTGAGAAAAGTGGCTATGTAATGCGCAAAGCTCATCCCACTGATAAGAGAGGGAAAATTATTGTTTTGACCGAACGAGGTTGGTTAGTAGTGAAAGCAAAAGAGAAGATACTAACTGAGATTGAGCAACGTTGGATTGAAAACATAGGTGCTGAACGCCTGCAAATGCTCAAAGAAGATTTAACAAAATTAGTTTATGAAGAAAATGAAGATAAACTATCATCGAGGTTAAGACCTGTCTGGTAA
- a CDS encoding helix-turn-helix domain-containing protein yields the protein MGKIVHYPEEIKWEAVQLRQKGLTYKIIQEKLNIKNKRQIQNWMKWYENGETYRFSQGVGKQYSYGKGMEELSEVEQLKKRNKQLSIQVEILKKYQEIERSWYQKLF from the coding sequence ATGGGGAAAATAGTTCATTACCCTGAAGAAATAAAGTGGGAAGCAGTTCAATTAAGACAAAAAGGATTAACTTATAAAATCATTCAAGAAAAGTTAAATATAAAAAATAAAAGACAAATTCAAAACTGGATGAAATGGTATGAAAATGGAGAAACTTATCGGTTTTCTCAAGGGGTGGGAAAACAATATTCCTATGGTAAAGGAATGGAAGAATTAAGTGAAGTGGAGCAGTTAAAAAAGAGAAATAAACAATTAAGTATCCAAGTAGAAATTCTAAAAAAGTACCAAGAAATCGAAAGGAGTTGGTACCAAAAGTTATTCTAG
- a CDS encoding IS3 family transposase: MEKVRKFIYYYNTIRLQAKLNYLSPIEFREQAA, from the coding sequence GTGGAAAAAGTAAGAAAATTCATCTATTATTACAATACAATACGACTTCAGGCAAAATTAAACTACCTGTCCCCGATAGAATTTCGGGAACAGGCAGCATAG
- a CDS encoding antibiotic biosynthesis monooxygenase codes for MILEAVMLQVKKGMEQEYEEAFRKASKIISAMKGYISHELQRCMKAEGKYLLLVRWETLEDHTVGFRQSDEYQEWKNQLHHFYEPFPTVEHFQKVDLS; via the coding sequence ATGATATTAGAAGCTGTTATGCTTCAAGTTAAAAAAGGTATGGAACAGGAATATGAAGAAGCTTTTCGTAAGGCATCTAAAATTATTTCAGCAATGAAGGGCTATATATCCCACGAACTACAGCGTTGTATGAAAGCTGAGGGGAAATATTTGTTATTAGTAAGGTGGGAAACTTTAGAAGATCATACAGTTGGATTTAGACAATCAGACGAATATCAAGAATGGAAAAATCAACTCCATCATTTTTATGAACCATTCCCGACAGTTGAACACTTTCAAAAAGTTGATCTTTCGTAA